GTCCACGATGTCGGGGAGGACCCGGAAGGCCGTATGTACATCGCTATGGACTGTTACGACGGCGAGACGATCAAGAAGAAGGTCGCGCGCGGAGCGCTTCCGATCGACCAGAGCCTGGACCTGGCGATACAGATTTCCCGCGGCCTTGCCGCCGCTCATGCCGAGGGCATCGTGCACCGCGACATCAAGCCCGCCAATGTCATGGTAACCAAGGACGGTAGCGCCAAGATTGTGGACTTCGGCCTCGCCAAGCTCGCCGGGACCGCCTCCCTCACCCGAACCGGCGGTGCACCGGGAACAGCCGCCTACATGTCTCCCGAGCAACTGCTTGGCCATGACGTGGACCACCGCACCGATCTCTGGTCCCTCGGTGTGGTGCTCTACGAAATGCTCGCCGGAAAGCGGCCATTCGGCGGCGATTCCGCCGGGTCGGCGGTCCAGTCGATCCTCCAGAACGACCCCTCACCGCTCTCCGACTCTAGACCCGACTGTCCGCAAGCGGCGGAAGATGTCGCACATGCGCTCCTGCGAAAGGATCCGAGCCAAAGACCCGAGAGTGCCGCAGAAGTTGCAGAGTCGTTGGCTAGCGCCAAACTCGCCAGTGATCTGACGGAGCCGATGCCGGAAGAACTCCTTGACCGGCTCGAACGCCGTTCCAAAGCGAGCTCAGATGTCCAGGTTGCAGAAAAGACAGGCCCACCAGAGCAGCTCCGGACAGCAAGAAAGAGACCCTGGTGGGGTCTTTCCGTGGTCGCGTCGCTAGCCCTCATGGTGGTAGCCCTTGCGATCTGGGCGAGTTGGGCTGCTTTTGAAAGGCATGATGACTCGACATCGCTCGGCCACCCGCGCCAGCTTACGGCGGGACCAAGCTGGGAAGCCGAACCCGCTATCTCACCGGACGGCGAGTTCATCGCATACTCGTCGAATCTGTCCGGAAACGCTGCTATCTGGCTAATCGATGCGCGAGGCGGCGAGCCCATTCAACTAACTGACGATCCGGCTTCAGATCATGCCCCTTCATGGTTCCCGGATGGCAGAACGATCGCGTTTCATTCTGACCGCAGCGGCGAGATCGCAATCTGGAAAGTCCCCCGCCTCGGCGGTCCGGCCACAATGTTGGTACCTGGCGGGACAAATCCCGCCATCTCACCCGACGGCACCCGGATCGCTTTTTCCAAAGACGCCGAAAACGGGATGGCCCGGATTGCAGTCGCGAGCCTTCTCGATCCTGATCGAGCAACGATTCTGACTGGCGACGACGATGGCTTCTGGAACCACCAAGACCCGTCTTGGTCGCCCGATGGTGAAGCGATCTGCTACTCGGATTCACGCGATCTCTGGGTCGTGCCTGCTGCCGGTGGAGCGGCGAGGCGATTGACACTGGACGATGCTTCGGACTACGAGCCGGTGTGGTCCGCAGGTGGCCGCCATCTGCTCTTCTCCTCACACCGCGACCAAACCACGGCCCTGTGGCGGGTTTCCTTGGCTGGCGGTCCGCCGAAGAGGCTCACCTCTGGAATAGGTCCGGAGCGCCACCCGACCATTTCGCGGGACGGCTCGAAGCTTGCCTACAGCACCTTTGCTCAGGACATGGATGTGGAGCTTGTTGACCTGATAACTGGCGAGCGGTCGCGCCTCCCGGAGTATCGCTTCGAAGGGGAGCCGACACTTGCACCAGACCGACGTGCGGTTGTCTTCAATTCGGATCGAATTGGAGGATTCCGCCTATGGCGCCAGCCGTTGAGTGGGGTGCGACCCGTACGAAACGCAGCTCTCCTCAGCGAAGATCCAGGTGCATCGAGCAACCCTCATTACTCACCTGACGGCCGCTGGATCGCCTATCAGCGTCGAATGGCCGAGCAACGCGACATCTGGCTCCAACCGGCCTCTGGAGGGCTGCCGCAACCTGTCACCAGCGACCCAGAAGCGGATTACCACCCCACATGGTCGCCGGACGGATCGCTGATCGCTTTTGTTTCGGAGCGTGGAGGTAGCTCGGGACTCTGGGTCGCGCGGGTAGCAGACGGCAAGCTTGTTGGTCCTCTTCGCCAGATTCCAGCCACAGTTAGTTCGCTGATGTCACCAGCTTGGTCGGCAGACGGCGCCCTCATCTCGTTCGCCGGTGTGCAGCAGGAGCGATGGGAGGTCTGGATTGTCCCCAGCGACGGCTCCGGTCCTTCTCGCCGGGTGACGGAGGGAGCCGATGCGCATCGGGTGCGCTGGTTCGGGAATCAGGGGACTCTACTCGTGATGGGCTACTGGGGAGGCGGAAAAGTGAGTCTTCGGGAGGTTGATAGCCAGACGGGAACCTCGACGGAGATCGAAACCTTGGCCGAAGTAGGGCCACTCCCTGCTGGCGGGCCGTTCGACATCAGCGCTGATGGCAGGATTCTGGCTCTGACGGTTGAGGAAGTGAGTGGCGATCTTTGGATACGTGCGACCAAGGCCGGCTCATCTTGAAGGCCGGCACACCCATAGAAAGCAATGACGGCGGGTAATCACCGCCAGAAAGGAACGTCATGTCATCGGAACAAACGGGAGAACTGCTAGAGGCGCTTGGAGGCTCGATTGAAGCACTGGCCTTCGCTGATCCAACGCAAGCGATCGATATTCCTCCTGACCGTCCCTCCCCTAATTGGGGTCCGTCCTGTGAGTACGACACGATCTTGACCATTGGGCAGATCGTGAACGTACTCCGAGAGATCCACAACGGTCTGCTGGACGCCCAAGCCGGATCGTAGAGCTAGACCGCACAGCAACAAGGGCGGTCGTTAGCGTCGTTCCTGAGGCGAGGGAACTTGGACGAATCGCCGGCACAAACTGACGGGCCTACTCTCGGTGTGCCTCGGCATCCAGGGAAAAAATGAAAAGAGAAGCGACGACACCTAGTCTGTCGCAGCTTCGGTCAGTAGAGGCTGTGCTCACTTCCGCGTGCAATCTTCGATGCCGGTACTGCTACCAGAACGCAAAGCAACCCCGCCGCATGAGCTGGGAGACGCTTCGTGAAGCTACCAATCTGCTGCTTGCGACGCGACAGCCCAGAGCCACTCTCTCATTCTATGGAGGTGAGCCGTTTCTCTGCTTCGGACTGATCCGCAGAGCCGTACGCCATTCGGAACGTAGTCGGCCATCGGATCTGTCCGTCAGCTACGCGGTATCCACCAACGGCACGTTGCTGGAGAGTGACCAAATCGCCTTCCTGGTCCGTCATCGAGTGCAGACGCAAATCAGCTTCGATGGGGGGCCGGCGGCACAGGCACTTCGGGGCGAAGCGACGTTCCCAGCCCTGGACCAACTTCTCACCCGTCTGCGGCGCGATCATCCGGGCTTCTTTCGGGACTGCGTTCGTGTGGCCATGATGGTCCTTCCATCAACGATTTCCCAGCTAGGGACCAGCGTCCGGTACTTCCTGAAGAAGGGGGTTCAGGAGATCCGTGTGGCCCCCGCAGTTACCGACATCGAGTGTTGGTCACCAGAGCGCATCGGCCGGCTGGACGAAGAGTTCCAGGAGGTTTTCGACGTCAGCCTTCATCACTTTGAAGTCACTCGCAAGGTCCCTGTCGCCTTGTTTCGGAAAGCCTTGGATCTTCACTGGGCTCGGCCAAAGCGGGGTCCCATGTGTCGCGTCGGGCGGGGAACGAGTCTGGCAGTAGACGTCGACGGTAACGTGTACGCCTGTGTGATCTTCGCGAATTCTTTCCAGAACTCTCAAAGTGACCTCATGTGCTCGGCACAAAGGGCCCTGCGCTTAGGTCCAGTGACAGCTCACGATCTCGACCGTCGGCTCCGGGGGATGCAGGTTGCCACCGAGGGAGAGGCGATCTTCCGCCAGAAGGAGGACAAGTACTCGACGTACGGCCGGTGCTCGGACTGTGCACATTTCTTCGCCTGCAGCGTATGCCCGGCAGCGATCTCGCACACGTCGGGAGCCCTTGACCCGCATCGCGTGCCGGATTTCGTTTGTGCCTTCAATCTTGTGGTCAACAAGTTCCGCGAACGGTTCCCATCTCAGTGGTTCTCAGGTCGGAGGAGTTGAGCGGCCTTGAGGACCCTGGGCGGCGACCGACGAATAGGATCGACTCAGAGCCCTTTGCCGAGGGTGACGAGCCGCTCGCCGGGCGCCACGCGCCCGCCGCCCCCACAGCCGCCGAGGTCGCAGGAGCGCATGCGGCGCAGGGTGAGCGCCCCGGTCGGGCAGGCCTCGGCGCAGCGCTCGGCCACGTCGCGCAGGCCGTCCGAGAGGGGCTGCTCGAACGGCACCCCCATGGCGACCTGGAAGCCGCGCCCGATAAGGGCGACGCCCAGCGGCTCGGCCGCCTCCTTGGCGATGCGCACGCAGGCGTCGCAGAGGATGCATTTGCCGGGCTCGTAGACGACCTCGGGGTGGGAGTCGTCCCGCTCGAGCCGGCGTCTGACGCCGAGGTAGCGGGTGGGATCGGCCTCGTACTCGGTCGCGTACTGGCGCACACTGCATCCGACCGCAGCGGTACAGCCACAGCTCATGCAGCGACGCGACTCGCTGAGCGCGCTCTCGGCCGAAAGTCCGGCGTCGATCTCGGCAAATGAGGTCAGCCGCTCGGCCGGAGGCAGTTCCGGCGTCGGGATCTGGGGCTGGCGCTCGATG
Above is a window of bacterium DNA encoding:
- a CDS encoding protein kinase; this translates as MRPSLNRLERDGKVVQIEPKSMDVLVDLAEHAGELRSKRRLLHVVWGDAFVTDDVLTRAISQLRKELGDDAKNPKYIETIPRQGYRLVAPRTEPEKKAFRYRILEKLGGGGMGVVYRAEDTLLRRIVALKFLPAELSENSNAKERFLQEARAAARLIHPNIAVVHDVGEDPEGRMYIAMDCYDGETIKKKVARGALPIDQSLDLAIQISRGLAAAHAEGIVHRDIKPANVMVTKDGSAKIVDFGLAKLAGTASLTRTGGAPGTAAYMSPEQLLGHDVDHRTDLWSLGVVLYEMLAGKRPFGGDSAGSAVQSILQNDPSPLSDSRPDCPQAAEDVAHALLRKDPSQRPESAAEVAESLASAKLASDLTEPMPEELLDRLERRSKASSDVQVAEKTGPPEQLRTARKRPWWGLSVVASLALMVVALAIWASWAAFERHDDSTSLGHPRQLTAGPSWEAEPAISPDGEFIAYSSNLSGNAAIWLIDARGGEPIQLTDDPASDHAPSWFPDGRTIAFHSDRSGEIAIWKVPRLGGPATMLVPGGTNPAISPDGTRIAFSKDAENGMARIAVASLLDPDRATILTGDDDGFWNHQDPSWSPDGEAICYSDSRDLWVVPAAGGAARRLTLDDASDYEPVWSAGGRHLLFSSHRDQTTALWRVSLAGGPPKRLTSGIGPERHPTISRDGSKLAYSTFAQDMDVELVDLITGERSRLPEYRFEGEPTLAPDRRAVVFNSDRIGGFRLWRQPLSGVRPVRNAALLSEDPGASSNPHYSPDGRWIAYQRRMAEQRDIWLQPASGGLPQPVTSDPEADYHPTWSPDGSLIAFVSERGGSSGLWVARVADGKLVGPLRQIPATVSSLMSPAWSADGALISFAGVQQERWEVWIVPSDGSGPSRRVTEGADAHRVRWFGNQGTLLVMGYWGGGKVSLREVDSQTGTSTEIETLAEVGPLPAGGPFDISADGRILALTVEEVSGDLWIRATKAGSS
- a CDS encoding radical SAM protein, producing MLTSACNLRCRYCYQNAKQPRRMSWETLREATNLLLATRQPRATLSFYGGEPFLCFGLIRRAVRHSERSRPSDLSVSYAVSTNGTLLESDQIAFLVRHRVQTQISFDGGPAAQALRGEATFPALDQLLTRLRRDHPGFFRDCVRVAMMVLPSTISQLGTSVRYFLKKGVQEIRVAPAVTDIECWSPERIGRLDEEFQEVFDVSLHHFEVTRKVPVALFRKALDLHWARPKRGPMCRVGRGTSLAVDVDGNVYACVIFANSFQNSQSDLMCSAQRALRLGPVTAHDLDRRLRGMQVATEGEAIFRQKEDKYSTYGRCSDCAHFFACSVCPAAISHTSGALDPHRVPDFVCAFNLVVNKFRERFPSQWFSGRRS